Proteins from a genomic interval of Pantoea deleyi:
- the alaC gene encoding alanine transaminase, with translation MADNSTPRRFSRIERLPPYVFNITAELKMAARRRGEDIIDFSMGNPDGATPPHIVEKLCQVAQRDDTHGYSTSRGIPRLRRAISRWYAERYQVEIDPESEAIVTIGSKEGLAHLMLATLDHGDTVLVPNPSYPIHIYGAVIAGAQVRSVPLVAGVDFFNELERAIRESYPKPKMMILGFPSNPTAQCVELDFFERVIALAKQYNVLVIHDLAYADIVYDGWKAPSIMQVPGARDVAVEFFTLSKSYNMAGWRIGFMVGNKELVAALARIKSYHDYGTFTPLQVAAIAALEGDQQCVRDIAEQYKRRRDVLVKGLHEAGWRVDNPKASMYVWARIPDHYAHLGSLEFAKHLLQEAKVCVSPGIGFGDYGDTHVRFALIENSDRIRQAVRGIKAMFRADGVLPGSLKTDEAE, from the coding sequence ATGGCTGATAACAGCACACCCCGTCGTTTCTCGCGTATTGAACGTTTACCCCCTTACGTTTTCAACATCACCGCTGAACTGAAGATGGCTGCGCGCCGGCGCGGCGAAGATATTATCGATTTTTCGATGGGTAACCCGGATGGGGCGACACCGCCGCACATCGTCGAAAAGTTATGCCAGGTCGCACAGCGTGACGACACGCACGGCTACTCCACCTCACGCGGCATTCCGCGCCTGCGCCGGGCGATATCGCGCTGGTACGCCGAACGCTACCAGGTAGAGATTGACCCTGAATCAGAGGCGATTGTCACGATTGGCTCCAAAGAGGGGCTGGCGCACCTGATGCTGGCCACGCTGGATCACGGGGATACCGTGCTGGTACCGAATCCCAGCTATCCGATTCATATCTACGGTGCGGTGATCGCCGGGGCGCAGGTGCGCTCGGTGCCGCTGGTGGCGGGCGTCGACTTCTTTAACGAGCTGGAACGCGCCATTCGCGAGAGCTATCCCAAGCCAAAAATGATGATCCTGGGCTTCCCCTCTAACCCCACGGCGCAGTGCGTGGAGCTGGACTTTTTCGAACGGGTCATTGCGCTGGCGAAACAATATAACGTGCTGGTGATCCACGATCTGGCCTACGCCGATATCGTCTACGATGGCTGGAAAGCGCCGTCGATTATGCAGGTGCCAGGCGCACGCGACGTCGCCGTCGAGTTCTTCACGCTGTCAAAAAGCTACAACATGGCGGGCTGGCGCATCGGCTTCATGGTTGGCAACAAGGAGCTGGTCGCCGCGCTGGCGCGGATCAAAAGTTATCACGACTACGGCACCTTCACGCCGCTGCAGGTGGCGGCGATTGCGGCGCTGGAGGGGGATCAGCAGTGCGTGCGCGATATCGCAGAGCAGTATAAACGGCGGCGTGATGTGCTGGTGAAAGGCCTGCATGAGGCGGGCTGGAGGGTGGATAACCCGAAAGCGTCCATGTACGTCTGGGCCAGAATTCCCGACCACTATGCACATCTGGGATCGCTGGAGTTTGCCAAACATCTGCTGCAGGAGGCGAAAGTCTGCGTTTCACCCGGCATTGGCTTTGGCGACTATGGCGATACACACGTGCGATTTGCGCTGATCGAAAACAGCGATCGTATTCGTCAGGCGGTGCGGGGGATTAAGGCGATGTTTCGTGCCGACGGTGTCCTGCCAGGCAGTCTGAAAACGGACGAAGCGGAGTAA
- the ypdK gene encoding membrane protein YpdK, with product MKYALMGISFFALLWFGTFVLLLK from the coding sequence GTGAAATATGCCTTGATGGGAATATCATTTTTCGCGTTACTTTGGTTCGGAACCTTCGTTCTGCTGCTGAAGTAA
- a CDS encoding HlyD family secretion protein, translating to MRAFEMRRTLLLSLMLLVLLALAFVVWSLMSGNDHRTNDAYVNADYTLVAPRVSGYVSRVEVQDNQPVRAGQLLATLDDRDYRVALESAEADLQVSQAKLLSSQAQLEQQQSVINQQKASVAASQASAQYAGQSADRYNRLYKSGTVAADDQQKASSNQRSALAAVHQSQAALASAVKQVGVLQAAVRSAEADVAAAQASVDQARLNLSYTRITAPVDGMVGQRAVRTGAYVSAGTRLLAVVPLQQTYITANYLETQLSDVRPGQRVSVRVDALPGLTFTGHVDSIAPATGATFSAIAPDNATGNYTKVVQRLPVKIVLDSDQPHLAQLRVGMSAIPEIDVK from the coding sequence ATGCGTGCTTTCGAAATGAGAAGAACCCTGCTGCTGAGCCTGATGCTGCTGGTGTTACTGGCCCTGGCCTTTGTGGTCTGGTCACTGATGAGCGGCAACGATCATCGAACCAACGACGCTTACGTCAACGCCGACTACACGCTGGTTGCGCCCAGGGTATCAGGGTATGTCAGCCGCGTTGAGGTGCAGGATAACCAGCCGGTCAGGGCGGGCCAGCTGCTGGCGACGCTGGACGATCGCGATTACCGGGTGGCGCTGGAGAGTGCAGAAGCCGATCTGCAGGTGAGTCAGGCGAAGCTGCTGAGCAGCCAGGCGCAGCTGGAACAGCAGCAGTCGGTTATCAATCAGCAGAAAGCCAGCGTGGCGGCGAGCCAGGCGTCCGCGCAGTATGCCGGACAGAGCGCCGATCGCTATAACCGTCTCTATAAGAGCGGCACGGTGGCCGCCGACGATCAGCAGAAAGCCAGCTCAAACCAGCGTTCCGCCCTGGCGGCCGTGCATCAGAGTCAGGCGGCGCTGGCGTCGGCCGTGAAACAGGTGGGCGTGCTCCAGGCTGCGGTGCGTTCCGCTGAGGCGGATGTCGCGGCAGCGCAGGCCAGCGTCGATCAGGCCAGGCTGAATCTCTCCTATACCCGGATCACCGCGCCGGTAGATGGGATGGTGGGTCAGCGCGCGGTGCGCACCGGCGCCTATGTTTCAGCCGGCACCCGTCTGCTGGCGGTTGTGCCGCTGCAGCAGACCTACATTACGGCGAACTATCTTGAAACTCAGCTCAGCGACGTGCGTCCGGGCCAGCGGGTCAGCGTGCGGGTGGATGCCCTGCCGGGCCTGACTTTTACCGGCCATGTGGACAGCATCGCTCCGGCGACGGGAGCGACTTTTTCTGCCATCGCGCCCGATAACGCCACAGGCAACTACACTAAAGTCGTTCAGCGTCTGCCGGTGAAAATTGTGCTGGATAGCGACCAACCGCATCTGGCCCAGTTACGTGTCGGCATGTCGGCGATTCCCGAAATTGACGTGAAATAA
- a CDS encoding MFS transporter, whose translation MTTQPAPAPAPHPFTLRLALGLVGVLIAALTSGLNDRVSDIALADIRAAIGIGYDQGSWIISGYQAAEVAAMMIAPWFAVTLSLRRFTLGVSAGFMLTGFLLPLVSDPTLFISLRVLQGLFGGALPPMLMTVALRFLPPPFKLFGLAGYALTATFGPNMAASLASLWTDHVSWMMVFWQVVPGMLIAMLLIGWGLPQDPLRPERFQQIDLFGMVTGCSSVALLVLVLTQGERLDWLNSPLITGMLLTALPLLLVFLINEWFHPLPLFRLQMLRRPNLAHGLLGLACVLILGLSGSALPSVYLAQVSGFRPLEFAPLALTVGLPQLIIAPLIAALLNIRWIDCRWVLTAGVGLLVIACLLGTQITSDWARQNFWLLQILQAFGQPMIILPILMSATSVVAPPEGPFASAMFNTVRGFSSIAASTLVEVFLSHREQFHSSVLINQAADRSWLMTAPVAGQASRSLPLLPDGSASENLSGFATLVRHQATVLGLSDSFLMLTGFAACLLVLTALLPTRVWPPQTLIQPPLRNK comes from the coding sequence ATGACTACCCAGCCTGCGCCTGCGCCGGCCCCCCACCCTTTTACACTGCGACTGGCCCTGGGCCTGGTCGGTGTACTGATTGCCGCGCTGACCTCCGGGCTGAACGATCGCGTCAGTGATATCGCGCTGGCCGATATCCGTGCCGCAATCGGCATCGGTTACGATCAGGGTAGCTGGATTATTTCCGGTTATCAGGCCGCCGAAGTGGCTGCGATGATGATTGCGCCCTGGTTCGCCGTCACCCTGTCGCTGCGGCGTTTTACGCTCGGCGTCTCGGCGGGCTTTATGCTGACCGGATTCCTGCTGCCGCTGGTGTCGGACCCCACGCTGTTTATCAGCCTGCGCGTCCTGCAGGGGCTGTTTGGCGGCGCTCTGCCGCCGATGCTGATGACCGTCGCCCTGCGCTTTCTGCCGCCGCCGTTTAAACTGTTTGGTCTGGCGGGCTATGCCCTCACCGCCACGTTCGGCCCCAACATGGCGGCTTCGCTGGCGTCGCTGTGGACCGATCATGTCAGCTGGATGATGGTGTTCTGGCAGGTCGTGCCCGGCATGCTGATTGCGATGCTGCTGATTGGCTGGGGACTGCCTCAGGATCCACTGCGGCCGGAACGCTTTCAGCAGATCGACCTGTTTGGCATGGTCACCGGCTGCAGCAGCGTGGCGCTGCTGGTTCTGGTGCTGACGCAGGGCGAACGCCTCGACTGGCTGAATTCGCCGCTGATTACCGGCATGCTGCTGACCGCGCTGCCGCTGCTGCTGGTGTTCCTGATCAATGAGTGGTTTCACCCGCTGCCGCTGTTCAGACTGCAGATGCTCCGGCGACCCAATCTGGCGCACGGCCTGCTGGGGCTGGCCTGCGTGCTGATTCTGGGGCTCTCCGGCTCCGCGCTGCCGTCGGTCTATTTGGCGCAGGTCAGCGGTTTCCGCCCGCTTGAGTTTGCTCCGCTGGCGCTGACGGTCGGCCTGCCGCAGTTGATCATCGCCCCGCTGATTGCCGCCCTGCTCAATATCCGCTGGATTGACTGCCGCTGGGTGCTGACGGCGGGCGTCGGCCTGCTGGTGATCGCCTGCCTGCTCGGCACACAGATCACCAGTGACTGGGCGCGACAGAATTTCTGGCTGTTGCAGATTCTGCAGGCGTTCGGCCAGCCGATGATCATTCTGCCGATACTGATGAGCGCCACCAGCGTGGTCGCGCCGCCTGAAGGCCCCTTTGCTTCGGCGATGTTTAATACCGTGCGCGGTTTTTCCAGCATCGCCGCCTCCACGCTGGTTGAGGTCTTTCTCTCCCACCGTGAGCAGTTTCACTCCAGCGTCCTGATCAACCAGGCGGCCGACCGCAGCTGGCTGATGACCGCACCGGTGGCCGGTCAGGCCAGCCGCAGCCTGCCGCTGCTGCCGGATGGCAGCGCCAGCGAAAATCTCAGCGGCTTTGCCACTCTGGTCAGACACCAGGCCACGGTGCTCGGCCTGAGCGACAGCTTTCTGATGCTGACCGGCTTCGCCGCCTGCCTGTTGGTGCTGACCGCCCTCCTGCCAACGCGGGTCTGGCCGCCGCAGACTTTGATTCAACCCCCTCTCCGGAATAAATGA
- a CDS encoding IclR family transcriptional regulator — translation MAHQPSSREDEKSGGIQVIARAAKILNALGEQPGGMSLGEIAQAVALPRSTVQRIVAALDSAELVRSTGAGGLRLGPALLKLISSVHTDVVDLVSPLLEKLSSDTNETVSLARASGSQLAIIHHVVASRELRVVPHMGLNLPLYSTSGGRALLALECEKDVRTIVGDAWQELTDMTVKTLPQLLALIREVRETGIAVDRGETLEGISTMAFALDTLFGRFSVSLLVPSARFLRHEARFRDEMLKCKEALVREIGKVAAIEG, via the coding sequence ATGGCACATCAACCCTCCAGCCGCGAGGATGAAAAATCGGGCGGTATTCAGGTCATTGCCCGCGCGGCAAAAATTCTTAATGCCCTGGGCGAACAGCCGGGCGGCATGAGCCTGGGCGAGATCGCGCAGGCGGTCGCGCTGCCCCGCTCAACGGTTCAGCGTATTGTCGCCGCGCTCGACAGCGCAGAACTGGTGCGCAGCACCGGCGCGGGCGGCCTGCGTCTGGGACCGGCGCTGCTGAAACTGATCTCCAGCGTCCATACCGATGTGGTTGATCTGGTCAGCCCGCTGCTGGAAAAACTCTCCTCTGACACCAATGAAACCGTCTCCCTGGCGCGAGCCAGCGGCAGCCAGCTGGCGATTATTCATCATGTGGTGGCGTCGCGTGAGCTGCGGGTGGTGCCCCATATGGGCCTCAATCTGCCGCTCTACAGCACTTCCGGAGGCCGGGCACTGCTGGCGCTGGAGTGCGAAAAGGATGTGCGGACGATCGTTGGCGACGCCTGGCAGGAGTTAACCGATATGACGGTGAAAACGCTGCCGCAGCTGCTGGCGTTGATCCGGGAGGTGCGCGAAACCGGCATCGCCGTGGATCGCGGAGAAACGCTGGAAGGTATCTCGACCATGGCGTTTGCGCTCGATACGCTGTTTGGTCGCTTTTCTGTCTCTTTGCTGGTGCCCTCTGCCCGTTTTCTGCGTCACGAAGCGCGTTTCCGCGACGAGATGCTGAAGTGCAAAGAGGCGCTGGTGCGTGAAATCGGCAAAGTCGCCGCGATTGAAGGATAA
- a CDS encoding universal stress protein, with amino-acid sequence MKTLLMAIDHSPVAEKVVALTIEEALAHRAGVVVLCCVDPAYSSCNQPMEIDAGEDPADFVAAQDEQNTAEMTVRHALAPLLRAGIDARGMILAGEAADTIVAQSQQLKASMIIMGRRHLSSFNRLLKGSVSASVIERANCPVLIDVRKD; translated from the coding sequence ATGAAAACCCTGCTGATGGCCATCGACCACTCTCCGGTCGCGGAAAAAGTGGTTGCGTTAACGATTGAAGAAGCGCTGGCGCATCGCGCCGGGGTGGTGGTGCTCTGCTGTGTCGATCCTGCCTACTCCTCCTGCAATCAGCCGATGGAGATCGACGCGGGTGAAGACCCGGCCGATTTTGTGGCGGCGCAGGATGAGCAGAATACGGCCGAGATGACGGTACGCCATGCGCTGGCACCGCTGCTGCGCGCGGGTATCGATGCGCGAGGCATGATTCTGGCGGGCGAGGCGGCCGATACCATCGTCGCCCAGTCGCAACAGCTCAAGGCCAGTATGATCATCATGGGCCGGCGCCATCTCTCTTCGTTCAACCGGCTGTTAAAAGGCTCGGTCAGTGCATCGGTTATCGAACGCGCTAACTGTCCCGTGCTGATTGACGTGCGTAAGGATTAA
- a CDS encoding lipoprotein, with amino-acid sequence MKKLLTGAVALLLLAGCTASKPGAFERVDEDPTSNTVQYRFDPLKVNRDAMDLDLANYCSNKGFDKVEALPAQESHIPGLQKAWFQCNYALKS; translated from the coding sequence ATGAAAAAACTACTTACCGGCGCGGTAGCGCTGTTATTGCTGGCAGGCTGTACTGCCAGCAAACCCGGGGCATTTGAACGTGTTGATGAAGATCCGACCTCAAATACCGTGCAGTATCGTTTTGACCCGCTGAAGGTCAATCGCGATGCGATGGATCTCGATCTGGCGAATTACTGCAGCAATAAAGGATTTGATAAAGTCGAGGCGCTGCCTGCGCAGGAGAGTCATATTCCGGGCCTGCAGAAAGCGTGGTTCCAGTGTAATTACGCGCTGAAAAGCTAA
- a CDS encoding SMP-30/gluconolactonase/LRE family protein: MAHDVKHILALQAELGECPLWSVREQVLWCVDILAPAIHRFDPVSGDLQTFPQAEHVGCIGLREQGGLIAALRGGVWLLDAQGKPEKKIADNPGEAARSRFNDGRVDPWGNFWCGSLWEPQDKNGGLLCRVTPDLKLEVRARDIKISNGLAFSPDRRWMYHSDTPNASLYRYPLDEQGEPGERTLFRRFDASGGLPDGAAVDSEGFYWSAQFDGGRVVRIDPQSGEIVDEILLPVKWPTMVAFGGADLKTLFITSSREDRTEEELARYPHSGNIFAVEVAVAGMAEPLFRG; encoded by the coding sequence ATGGCGCACGACGTAAAACATATACTGGCTTTGCAGGCGGAGCTGGGTGAGTGTCCGCTCTGGTCGGTCAGGGAACAGGTGCTGTGGTGTGTCGATATTCTGGCACCGGCGATTCACCGGTTCGATCCGGTCAGCGGCGATCTGCAGACCTTTCCGCAGGCGGAGCACGTAGGCTGCATCGGTCTGCGCGAGCAGGGCGGCCTTATCGCCGCCCTGCGTGGTGGTGTCTGGCTGCTGGATGCGCAGGGTAAACCGGAAAAAAAGATTGCCGACAACCCCGGCGAGGCCGCGCGGAGCCGCTTTAACGATGGCCGCGTCGATCCCTGGGGAAATTTCTGGTGTGGCAGCCTGTGGGAACCGCAGGATAAAAATGGCGGGCTGCTGTGTCGCGTCACGCCGGATCTGAAGCTGGAGGTCAGAGCGCGCGATATCAAAATCTCCAACGGACTGGCCTTTTCGCCTGACCGGCGCTGGATGTATCACAGCGACACGCCAAATGCGTCGCTCTACCGCTATCCGTTAGATGAGCAGGGCGAACCGGGCGAACGTACGCTGTTCCGCCGCTTCGACGCCAGCGGCGGCTTACCGGATGGCGCGGCGGTGGATAGCGAAGGTTTCTACTGGTCAGCACAGTTCGATGGCGGACGTGTGGTTCGTATCGATCCTCAGAGCGGGGAGATTGTCGATGAGATCCTGCTGCCGGTGAAGTGGCCGACGATGGTGGCGTTCGGCGGTGCCGATCTCAAAACGCTGTTTATCACCAGTTCGCGGGAAGATCGCACGGAAGAGGAGCTGGCGCGCTATCCGCACTCCGGCAATATCTTTGCGGTGGAAGTCGCGGTCGCTGGCATGGCAGAGCCGCTGTTCCGCGGCTAG
- a CDS encoding L-lactate MFS transporter, whose translation MNQTQQASYQRSRWLTLFGTVITQFALGSVYTWSLFNGQLSQKLDAPISEVAFSFGLLSLGLAIASSLAGKLQERFGVRRVTMGAGVLMALGFWLTSQADNLMMLYFSAGLLVGLADGAGYLMTLSNCVKWFPERKGMISACAIGAYGLGSLGFKFICGALLATVGLEQTFMIWGVIAMSMIILGALLMRDAPVQEKSPRQQGQQPARDYTLAQSVRMPQYWMLALMFLTACMSGLYVIGVAKDIGEGLVHLSTQSAASAVTVIAIANLSGRLVLGVLSDKMLRIRVISLAQIVSLIGMSVLLFTRMNEVTFFLSLACVAFSFGGTITVFPSLVSDFFGLNNLTKNYGLLYLGFGIGSVLGSLVASLFGGFTVTFSLIMTLLVISLFLSLTIRLPQRSVTAAPVLQRH comes from the coding sequence ATGAACCAGACTCAGCAGGCTTCTTATCAGCGTTCACGCTGGCTTACATTGTTCGGCACCGTCATCACTCAGTTTGCACTGGGGTCCGTTTATACGTGGAGTTTGTTCAACGGCCAGCTGTCGCAGAAGCTGGATGCCCCCATCAGTGAGGTCGCTTTCTCGTTTGGCCTGCTGAGTTTAGGGCTGGCCATCGCCTCCTCACTGGCCGGTAAACTGCAGGAGCGGTTTGGGGTACGCCGTGTGACGATGGGCGCCGGAGTGCTGATGGCGCTGGGATTCTGGCTGACCTCCCAGGCAGATAACCTGATGATGCTCTATTTCAGCGCTGGCCTGCTGGTCGGTCTGGCCGATGGTGCAGGCTATCTGATGACGCTCTCCAACTGCGTGAAGTGGTTCCCGGAGCGCAAAGGGATGATCTCCGCCTGTGCCATCGGTGCATATGGTCTGGGCAGCCTGGGCTTCAAATTTATCTGCGGGGCGCTGCTGGCGACGGTCGGTCTGGAGCAGACCTTTATGATCTGGGGCGTGATAGCGATGTCGATGATCATCCTCGGGGCACTGCTGATGCGTGACGCGCCGGTGCAGGAGAAAAGCCCGCGTCAGCAGGGACAGCAGCCTGCGCGGGATTATACGCTGGCCCAGTCCGTCCGTATGCCGCAGTACTGGATGCTGGCGCTGATGTTTCTGACCGCCTGCATGAGCGGACTCTATGTCATCGGCGTCGCCAAAGATATCGGCGAAGGTCTGGTGCACCTCTCCACGCAGAGTGCGGCCAGCGCCGTCACCGTGATCGCCATCGCTAACCTGAGCGGCCGTCTGGTGCTGGGGGTACTGTCTGACAAAATGCTGCGTATCCGGGTAATCTCGCTGGCGCAGATCGTCTCACTGATCGGCATGAGCGTGCTGCTCTTTACCCGGATGAACGAAGTGACCTTCTTCCTCTCACTCGCCTGTGTCGCCTTCAGCTTTGGCGGAACCATCACGGTGTTCCCGTCGCTGGTGAGTGACTTCTTTGGTCTCAATAACCTGACCAAAAATTACGGTCTGCTCTATCTGGGATTTGGTATCGGCAGCGTGCTGGGTTCCCTGGTCGCCTCGCTGTTTGGCGGTTTCACCGTGACCTTCAGCCTGATCATGACGCTGCTGGTTATCTCCCTGTTCCTGTCACTCACCATCCGCTTACCACAGCGTTCAGTAACGGCGGCGCCGGTTCTGCAACGTCATTAA